From Camelina sativa cultivar DH55 chromosome 5, Cs, whole genome shotgun sequence:
TTTGATGTGGCCAAAGGAATTAAGGAAATGTTTCCCTTGGATCTTATGGAGAATCTGGAAGAATAGGAACAGTTGGGCCTTTGAGGGGAAGAGTTTTTCACCTTTAGAGACGGTGTCAAAGATTAAAGAGGATGTGGATTGTTGGTTTGCATCTCAGTTGGTAGAGTCTAATCCTACAGACACATTGGAAGAAGAGCACAATCAACAATGATTAGAACCAACACCTGAACATTTTGACTCGTGGCAACATCCTCCAGTTGGCTGGCTAAAATATAACATTGGTACATCCTGGTCTAAAAGGAACTTGTTAGTAGGAGAGTCATGGGTGTTAAGAGACTCCACAGGGAAGGTGGTGTTGCATAGTAGAAGAGCTTTTGGAAATATGAATTCCAAGCAGGAAGCTCAACTGATTTGCATTTTGTGGGCTATTGAAAGTATGATCAGCCGCAAAGTGAACAAAGTGGTTTTTGCGACGGAGGATACAGTGCTCGTGGGGGCATTGAATCGACCAAAAGCTTGGCCGTCCTTCAGGTATCATTCCAGACAGATTTTATCAGAATTATCCTTGATGGTGGAATGTATTTTGGTGAATGAACTAGAATCAGCTAATAGAGGAGATAATCTCATTGCAAAGAGTGTGACAGAGGAAGGTAAGCTTCATGTTGCTGGTGGCCATCCTTTTTGGTTAACAGGTTTGTTATGTGATGAGATAGTAGATTATTCTATATAAGGTAAAGGGTGTCTAGTCATTCGTATGAACTCAGTGGAGTGTCATTTTTTGTAAAGTCATGGGTTGGGCGTATTGGGCTTTTAGTTGGCCTATTTAGTTTAGTGATCAGAAATTTTTGGGTAAATAGGCCGTGACTTTTCTCAAGTCATCATATGTAATACTACTTATCTATCAATATATATCcagttgacaaaataaaagattataggagaatcataaaattaaaattttaacaaaatattctacatataataattaaatataaataatatggtatatatttttttaagtttgattagttagaaatttttgaaaaattacaattagtgatttttttctacaattaattagaaagagaaagtgaattatttttttggaaacaaataattttttacaggATTTTATTAGTTTAACAATTAATTTACACTTTTACCATTATtgagaaattttaaaatggtcTTCAAACTAATGGCAATGTGTtgtatttttttaccaaaacatgtcatttttttttataaagtgtCTTTTAAATAGTAATAGGGATAGGAATATTTTGGAAAGTTCTAAGATACAACTTTGCaactttatttcatttttttgatgCTTGTCCGAGTATAGTTCATTCTATCATGCTGGAGGATGCTAATGGGGTGGAAATCCCACCTCATGTTcggttgtaatttttttagtttagcTAAATAAATGGTAGGAGACACTTGTCCCCCCTTTCCTTAAAAAAAGCAAgctttatataaaattttcactataataatttatattggttGGGGCTTTTTCAGTTTGTGAGTCATCTATCTAATAAGGACGCAGACTCTCATGCGCCAGAAGGACAACAACTCTACAATAAGGGAACAATTATACAGTATTTTCTTACACTATAAATATACTTGCAGCACAAACAGTTATTGCTTAtgaaaacatttataattactagtttttatttatttaataacatatgaagtaataaaaatactaaatagaGCATAGTTTTCATAtaaccaaaatacaaaaatatttaacatgtgAGCATGACGTAGGGAAAAAGACACTTAGGAATAAAGAAATAGTACTATAGTTGCCGATGGAAGCCAGTTAAGCAAGCATAATAATCATATCTTCTTACTGACCGTGACTTTAAGACCATGCTCCATACGGAGAACGATAGAAGGGACTGGTTCGATCTTGTGACCCTCAATGACCTTAAAGTCATAGTTTTGTATGATCTCCAGAGCTACTATCTTCATCTGCAAGAGAGCCAGATGTTTACCCAAGCAAAATCTCGGACCAGCATTaaaaaccatgaacttgtacGAAGGTTCTTGTCTTAGAACTCCATTGTCTGAAATCCATCTCTCTGGTTTGAAATCTGATGCGTCTTCTCCCCACACAGATCTCATCCTCCCCAATGCGTAAATACATATCACGATCTTTGAATCCGCTTCAACTTTGTGCCCGCTTGGAAGCACATCTGGCTTTGCAGGGGACTTGTGGTTGAAAGGAAGCGGCGGGAAGAGTCTCATTGCTTCGGACAATGCAGCATGCAGATACACGAGCTTCTCTAGATCTGCAGGATCAAACTTTGTGTTGATCTCATGTCGGATCTTGGCCATAACTTGTGGATGCTTAGAAAGTAGCCAAAAGAACCAAGTGAGAGCTGAGCTTGTGGTGTCCCTTCCTGCTAACAATAGACTAAATATAACGTCTCTTATAAACTTATCATTATTTGGTTTCAAGAGCTTATACTTAGTCGTGTCCGCATTCATATAATACGTCAACGCGTCCATTGATGGCTTTTTGTTCCCACGACtcatctcctctcttctttttgaaGATATGATCTTCGCAAACATACGATTGATAGTGGCCACAGCAGTTCTCATCTTCCTCTCAAGTCCAATACCAAACCAGTTTTGAAGCCTCCAGAAGATCACCGGCTTGAAATGTCTATAATAAATAGCTTCTTCACCGAGTTCCGCAGCTTCACCGAACTCAAGTTCTGGCATTTCGATGGATAGTGACTTTGGATCATAaccagtcatcaaaatcgaagaAGTATCAAACATGAATCTCTGGAACACATCTTGCAAGTCTATGATAATGTTTTCCTTAGCTGCATTATTAAGGAAAGGAACAAGAACATCCTTCAACTTACTTGTATTGCTACTTACTGAGAGTTTCAGGAAGTCTTGATTGTGAAATATGGCGTGATTTGACTTCCTCAGATCTTCCCACAACTCCAGATCAACGGATAAGATTCCATCTCCCAGAGCATCAAAGATTTTCTTGAACTCAGGTCCTTTAGGGTAATTCCCAAAGTTTGAGCTTAGTATGTAATTGATATTCCTTGGATCAGCGGTGAATAACATATCCATTCCACTAAGCCATGGCCCTTTGAAACAAAAAGTTAGATTTGTGGCCTCAAGCACCTCAACGGTCCAATCGTAGATACGAGCGATTTGGGGGAGCATTCCTGGAAGCATCCCAAGGAACGGCCAGTTCTTAAGAATAGGATGACCCTGAGATTTctggtggaggaagaagaaacaagtagAAAGGAATACATggaaaagaaggaatgctacaAAGACTTCAACTAAACCTAGCATGGCCATATTCAAACAAAATGATTTATGAGTATGGATATACAAGACTCTTACTTAAGTTAGTGGCTATATATAACGTAGGTTCAATTCAATGCAGAACGTTGGTAGGTAAAAATGTTGCTCTGGCTGCCTGGCCCCAAACGATCTTAAACAGTACTGTTAGGAATAtcggaccacaatcctcaaacTCATTTACTTATTTGTCTTGTATGTACTTTTTAACTGGATACCACATAATCTAGTCGGTTATGTATAAGGGCTCAAAATGATCACATAACTAATTAAGTATATCTCATGGCACGCTAACggaactaaaccctaaacttagAATCGTAAACCCAAACCGGAGGCAAATGCAATCGGACTGAACTTTCATATAGGCTGGAAAATCGTAGTAGGACAATTACCATGACGTCTAAGTTAATTTGGAAGGAACAAGTTGTTGCTTAACTCCTTTTGAACCCGATGTTAAGGATTTTGTAACATCTCATATAGGACTAATAATGGATTTTGTCCATTGgaatgaacaaacaaacatgacctagatatatactttaattagTCTTAAGAGTCAGATTTCAAACTTTGCTAGTtccatttcataatattatAATGTGCGAGATAAATTTTTAGTCACACTTTGTGAACATTTCGCGTTGGTGTTCTAATTTCCATATAAGATCGTTATAATCTAATTAATATTGTAAGTGCACTTCTTGTATTTACTATTTCGGAGTAAAATTATCATCTAgctatatatagtagtatatatctAAAGTTTACCCCGACACATTATGAAAATCATGATAATCTCACGTGAGACATGATTTTATTGAATCTAGATCCgaatattaaaatattgttaCAGATTCCGATATATTTAGCATTTATTAGAGGGCAATTCTTGTTATaccactaaaattttaaaatgagtttttttcttaaaaataatattttaaaatgtaacaaAAAGATAATCTTTTAAAGtatcataaaactaaaaaccaaactttaaacctcaaaataaactataaatcctaaacactaaactaaataaaaaatattgttaagcCAGAtagccaaaaccaaaaaatataaattgtaagCTCTTGAAATCATTTTTatgtttgtgattttttgaaactcgaaacttttttaaaaatataaactttttgtgTATGCTACATTTTCAGAAAGTTAAATTTACTTTGCCTACAAtactatataaaattataattcagAATATTTGTGTTACGGGATTACGTGTAATGTTTTTCttctaacaaattatttttatacgtgattatctattttatataaagtAATCCAAATATATCTCTAACATACTAAGGAACAGactagtttaaagtttaaacacaaCAGTCGTAGTTGCGGAAGTTGGCAGAAACAAGCAATTACAGTTTCAAGTGCTACTAAACATTTTCAACAACTGTTTTAGCGGTTATAAATATATACGTTTGTGAGAAAACTATGTTTGGTTCATATCAATCATTTTTAAAACCGTATTCTGGAATTAATAAATTAACTAGTACGAGAAAAAATCACCCTAACTGGTAAGAATTTGTTTTATCTGTTGTCATTGTTACTGTTTGAGTATGTTGTTATTAAATGCAAATAAACTTCATTAACATTGTGTGATATTGCTAAGATATATACTGCatggaagaaaaaacaaaaattttaaattgattatGTCcacaattaattttcatttgGATCGACCCTGCATATTATTTGTTGCCAGCCTTGCTTTGCTTGTATTAATTTCTTCTAAATATTTAAaccattatatttataaaagcTAGTAGTATTATCTCTGACAAAAATGAGAAGATTATCCTATCGTTTGacataaaataactaataataCCCCATCGATAATCATAATGTACTGGTTTCTAGTTAGTAGTTAGCACTACAATAAATGATGCTTTCCATATATTGTCTTTTATTACGTCCATCAATGCCAAACATAAAGTATGTTATCTAgtggtttatactttatactagctagtcttctttcttcatgtaaaaatatatatatttaaaggtttagatgaaaaaaaaaaggtttaaccCTTGAAAATAAAAGCAAACAAGTAAAAGGCAAAAACTTCAAAAggttggaaaattttaaatttaaaaaaattgagttgAATTTAACACTTTTAATTTGGTATTTTGTGTCAATCATTTGCAGCCAAAGTATTTAGGTGAATCAAAGAGTGAGAAACGAACAAGATGGATGTCATGGTCTTGGCTGCTGCGGGGttttgattcatatttttttttctattcctttaattttaatctataaatttatgtttcaaaatttatttcttttctctttaatataAAATCCTTAAAAACAGCTAGATATatcgtaaaaatatatatatttaaaggtttaaatctttaaaaatatatatatatatataaaaaatagaaaatagctTTAGTTGTATCAATttgttattctatttttaaattaaattgaaaaaaaaaaaatttaaacgttCATAGTATATTTACCACAAAGGTTTATTTGCTTCAAATTTCTCCTCAGAGGAGTTTTATTTGTCGTCAAATTCATCCTTTATGGAGAGATCAACTTTCCCCCCTCCTCATATATGGAGAGAACCTCCCCAATCCCCATGAAATTATCAAGTTTGTTTTCTGGCTTTTAGGTCGAGAAATCATTTGAGTACCCTAACCATCTTACCATATATCTTGTGTACTTTTTGCGACTTGAAGATATAGCGTGTTTTACACCGGCGAGACCAAATGTTATGGTCTCCTTCTCAACGTTAAGACGTTAAGTGACAATCTACTCTAATACAATAAGTTTAAGGgacaaaaagagacaaaaaaagttAACCTGTCAGACAGCCGTGCGACCAACCCTGCAAAGGAAGACCTAACCGGGTGTGACCATCCCCGGAGAGGAAGACCTAACCGGGTGGCGAATCGTCTACAGCGCAGAGAATCCCGAAGGAGACACAGCCGTCAATCAAACTCAAGTCGCACCGGCTGGCATCAGACAACCGTCTGACTACCCCGGAGAGGAAGACTTAACCGGGTGGCGAATCGTTTACAGCACCGAGAATCCCGAAGGAGACACAGCCGTCAATCACAGCTCAGGTCGCACGGTTATATGTCATCATCCAGGTTTAAGGGCTTGTCTCCTCAGAAACCAAGGACACAGAGGTACGAGCCTATAGAACAGATCTTAGGTTGTGACCATCAATGATCTCTAGtgatatataaacaacaaaacttatccCTCACGTTGTCGATGTGGGAAAAAGAAACGAATCAAACCTTTTCTAAACAGAGCCTAGAAcgtattgtcaaaaaaaaaagagaaacataaaacAGAGCTTAAAAcgtattgtcaaaaaaaaaaaattaaccaacgCTAGAAGGCTAGAATTAGACAAAAGTAAAATcgacaacacaaaaaaaaaattaacctgtCAGACAGTCAGACTCAAGTCACCCTGGAGAGGAAAACCTAACACCAGAATTCATATCGTCTACAGCACCGAGAATCCCGAAGGAGACACAACCGTCAATCACACTCAAGTCACACAGCTATATGTCATCATCTAGGTGACCATCAATGATCTATAGcgatatataaacaacaaaacttatccCCCACGTTATCGATGTGGGACAAAGAAACGAATAACCTCTCTAAAGGGagcctaaaaagtaaaaacggattgtcaaaaaaaaaagaaaaaaaaaaacagagtttaaaACGTAGTCGTTTCATTACATACGTGACCAGCGCTATTTCATCCTAAGTAAATCATCTTGCACAAATTAATTACACTATAAACTGCAAAACTCTTCTTGCgtctcctcttctttctttctttttttcctttgacacaaaacaaaacatcgGGAGCAAAGTCCGAGATACAtcgagagatgagagagatctCGATTTCGACGATTTCTCTTCCATCGTGGCATCTTCTTATCTTAGCTTCGATTTCTCTCCACTTCGTTTTAGGTTTCGTCTTCCTTCAGATCTGTGATTTCAAATTTcacaatcctttttttttttttctttttggggtaTAATCAATTAGATTCACTTAAATTTTTGTGCAAGATTTAGTTCGCATTTGTAAGCTGGACTTGGCTCTTTCTCTATTTTCGTAGATCGATTTGTCTTGTCTTAATTACATTGAGCTAGGCTTTGGTACAAATCTATATAAATCACTAACAATGTTGTATGTTCTTGAAATCCTTAGTAGCTTCGTATTAATTGTATTGATATGATTTGTTCATTAGGTATATCTGGTGATTCGAAGAGTTCGAGTACTGGAGCAAAAGCTGAATCTCATACTTCTTCTAGCACAAAAGTGATACTCATACTGCTCGGGTTTGGTGCTGTAACGGGATTCACGTTTTTCCTGTACAAACTgtggcagaagaagaaaagagacgAGCAGTATGCTCGGCTGCTGAAGCTGTTCGAGGAGGACGATGAGCTCGAGGTTGAATTAGGACTCCGtgattaaaagtaaaaaccaatATCTGGAACAGTGTCTGAGGTATGTATGAAATCACCTATTAGTTGAATTATCCAAGAAACCTCGATAAGTTATCTTGAGCATTATTGCAAGAGTTGTTAGCTATTTACGTACTTGAGTGATGCATAGCTGACTGACTGTGACTGATGTATTATATGTTAGATAGTTATGCTTTGAATAAACGGTTGGGTATGAGAGTTCTTATGAAGTTAAGTTATAGAGGAAACTTGTGGTTTATGATTTCGTTTGCTTTCTTGTAAAATATCAATAtgatttttgataatttgtatTAATGTTTGGCACTTGGCAGGTGTGTATCAGATCGAACATGGGgtttataaatttatacattCAGGGCATTAGAAAATTGAAGTATATGTATAGGAAATATATACTTGGAATGGTGTTACTTTTTACTGATCATTGTTATTCTCTGGGTGATCTTAGCTGTTGGAGTCTCTGGAGATTTTGTTCCTCTTTAGTGTTAGGTCAATTCttgtaaaacaattatattactcaatttttctatgttctttgatttcttgcttgtacaatttttgatatttgtttccAGGCATATTGATTCAGGAATTTTGGTAGTACGGAATCAATGCATGATAGATTTATCCTGAAACTTCTAAAATAGTGATACTTCTTATTGATTCAACACTTGGCTCATATGTTGCATTTGCGCGCCACCACCTCTTTTTCCAGGGTATAGTCCTGTAGTTTTCTTGAATGTTTGGCAAATCTATCATATACTTGAATCCGTGAAAGCCTGCCAGGTCAAGTTCAGAAGCCAACCGGAAAAGATACAAATGTCGCATACTTAAGTCCGAAAGGAGCTAACCATGTAGCAGAAATCATTTCACATGCAAATGCCAAATGTGATGAAAACCAAATATCGAAgtcatattaaattatataatgtttGCAACTAACAAAAATCGAAAAGGAGTTTATTGGATCAAGGATTTGATAAATttagaaatctaaacaaaaattgtgtgttatacaatcatggattttaacaTCTCTATTAAAAATTACTGCAATTTGAGTATCATGTATTATTTGactttaaaatctttattaaaaaataattgactttaaaaaatctttataaaaaaattattgcaaTGTGAGTATCATGtcttatttattgattttaaattcttgatcaaattaataaacataaggGTGTGTTGCGTGAGTTTCATTGCAATTTCAAAtagaggtatttttgaaaagaggttttttttttttttttttttggctcaacatcaactCTTCATTAACCAAGAGATTACAACCAAATTCAAGGCACATTACATTCGCCTCTATAGAATTGGACCAAAAGCAAATGCAATAGTTGATCAAGTACAACTCTGGAACAATAGGCGGATCCAACGCTACCTAATCGAttaccattgcattttttaaccacaacgAGATAGATAACATACCACAACTCGGAGTGAAATCATcccttaaaccacctaaataaACCCTATGACACGAAAACAACTACCAACACAGAAAAGACCAAATCCTATActgaaaaacaaatcaaatccaagCTGTTAGGACGGTAGAGCTTGTCCCAATAGTTCTTCTGATACTGCGCCTTTGGTGTTGAagctatttttaaaaagagtttaGAAAGAGTGTCTGTGACatcttttagatttttagaaAGAGTTTCGATGTAAGCTTACATTTTACCggcaaatttataaatttcttaataaagaaatattttttttgtttgtttttccttcgtttccttattattatcattattattttatttcttaaattatatttatgggCCTGAGCAAATAATAGATATGCCAATCTTAGTTTAGGCCATgaaacaaaaaaggaagaacaaagCTAGTGCATGTAACGTGGCTGCTTTAAGGCCTCTTTTTGATATGTAAGAACAATAAGCCCGCCAAATCCACACACAACAGAGAGACAGGACACATcatgctcttctctctctcccctccTATGGCCGCTAATCTCTGCGGTTGGACCCTTCAGTCTCCATCTCTCTATAACTTTAGACGACCAACGGTCAGATCTTCCTTCATACGgtcttcgtcttcatcatcctcatcttccAATGGCAATCTTCCCATTAAAGAATCCTTCTCTggttcactctctctctctcttcttgtttcttgaagtgtgtgtagaaactagaaagtaGCAAACTAAAATTAAGTCTCTTAGTGTGATTAAGTAGTTGTCTAATCGAACAGTTCCAATGGTTAGTAAGTTTTTATGTCCTGTAACTAATAATTTACTGTATGGTTGGTGTGTTTTGTAGGGGAGTCTGAAGCAGATGTTGTGGTTATTGGAAGTGGTATAGGGGGATTATGTTGTGGTGCATTGTTAGCTAGATATGGTCAGGATGTGCTTGTATTGGAGAGTCATGACCAGCCCGGTGGCGCGGCTCATTCCTTTGAGATCAAAGGGTACAAGTTTGACTCAGGCCCTTCTCTATTTTCTGGTTTGCAGTCTCGAGGTCCTCAAGCTAATCCACTTGCTCAAGTAATATGTTTCTCTTCCTTTAGGGATTTTGGATCGGAATGAAATTGATCAGAGTCTTTGTCATGTTCTCTTATGCATTTTGGgtgattgtgttttttgtttttcaggttcTTGATGCTTTAGGGGAATCACTTCCATGTAGCAAATATGATTCTTGGATGGTCTACTTACCAGAAGGGGACTTCTTGTCACGCATAGGCCCTACGGATTTTTTTAAGGTAAAGAAGTTTACCGTATGTAACTTCTTTGAGGTTGTATCACTGATCTTGTTTAGTGTTATATATTCTTCAGGATTTAGAGACATATGCCGGTCCAAGCGCAGTCCAGGAGTGGGAAAAGCTTCTTGTGGGTGCCTATGTCTGAATATAAATGACATACATCTACTCGTGAGATCTCATCTGCTAATAACCACATGACTATGATGAACCTGCAGGGAgcaatactccctctgtcttcTGCTGCAATGGCGTTACCACCGTTGTCTATTCGCGGGGATCTTGGTGTTCTCTCCACTGCTGCTGCTAGGTATATATCACATATCTATGCCAAAAGAATTAGTAATCATCTTGCTTGGtgcatttttaaaatgaatttctCTTTTATCTGGTTAGATATGCTCCTTCccttttaaaatctttcatCGCAATGGGTCCTAAAGGGGCATTGGGCGCCACAAAGCTTCTCCGCCCTTTCTCGGAGATCGTTGATTCTTTGGGGTTGAAAGACCCTTTTATACGAAACTGGATTGATCTTCTCGCATTCCTTCTCGCAGGGGTCAAATCTGATGGCATACTCTCAGCCGAGATGGTAACGAATAACCATATATCTTTAAAACAGAAACTGCAATATTATGTCCATTACttactttatttgtttggtATAACATCTTAACTCTATCCTTCATTCTAAAACATGTCTTACATGGATTCTTTgcacaagaagaaacaagattATCATATTTAATGTCTTTGcttctaaattatttaaacatgAATTTCATATGTAAAcattccaaaaagaaacaagattaCCATATTTTTGGTGCACAAGATCGGTTTAAAATGAAAGTATCTGCTTCTTATGTGTGCAGATCTACATGTTTGCGGAATGGTACAAGCCAGGTTGCACATTGGAGTACCCAATTGATGGAAGTGGTGCAGTTGTTGAAGCTCTTGTCCGTGGCTTAGAGAAGTTTGGGGGACGTCTCTCTCTTAAAAGCCATCTCGAGAATATTGTCATCGAGAATGGTAAAGCTGTTGGAGTCAAGCTAAAGAATGGCCAAGTATGATGAGTTCATGaagttacataaatatatatattcagtctctcttctttttttttcttatcattgCTCACTTCGATTATTTGAAAATGATTCAGTTCATTCGAGCTAGAAAAGCGGTGGTTAGCAATGCGTCGATGTGGGACACGTTAAAGCTCTTACCTCCAGGAGCTCTCCCAGATTCATACGTTAAAGGTGTGAACACGACGCCCCAATGTGAATCATTCATGCATCTTCACTTGGGATTCGACGCAGAG
This genomic window contains:
- the LOC104787462 gene encoding uncharacterized protein LOC104787462 — its product is MREISISTISLPSWHLLILASISLHFVLGISGDSKSSSTGAKAESHTSSSTKVILILLGFGAVTGFTFFLYKLWQKKKRDEQYARLLKLFEEDDELEVELGLRD
- the LOC104787463 gene encoding prolycopene isomerase, chloroplastic, which translates into the protein MLFSLSPPMAANLCGWTLQSPSLYNFRRPTVRSSFIRSSSSSSSSSNGNLPIKESFSGESEADVVVIGSGIGGLCCGALLARYGQDVLVLESHDQPGGAAHSFEIKGYKFDSGPSLFSGLQSRGPQANPLAQVLDALGESLPCSKYDSWMVYLPEGDFLSRIGPTDFFKDLETYAGPSAVQEWEKLLGAILPLSSAAMALPPLSIRGDLGVLSTAAARYAPSLLKSFIAMGPKGALGATKLLRPFSEIVDSLGLKDPFIRNWIDLLAFLLAGVKSDGILSAEMIYMFAEWYKPGCTLEYPIDGSGAVVEALVRGLEKFGGRLSLKSHLENIVIENGKAVGVKLKNGQFIRARKAVVSNASMWDTLKLLPPGALPDSYVKGVNTTPQCESFMHLHLGFDAEGIADDLEIHHIVVNDWDRGVDADQNVVLISVPSVLSPNLAPPGKHVLHAYCPGTEPFSLWEGLDRRSAEYKNLKSQRSEVMWRAVERALGPGFKREKCEVSLVGTPLTHQRFLRRNRGTYGPAIEAGKGTFPGHSTPIPQLLCCGDSTFPGIGVPAVAASGAIVANSLVPVSKHSELLDAIGL
- the LOC104787461 gene encoding alkane hydroxylase MAH1; translated protein: MAMLGLVEVFVAFLLFHVFLSTCFFFLHQKSQGHPILKNWPFLGMLPGMLPQIARIYDWTVEVLEATNLTFCFKGPWLSGMDMLFTADPRNINYILSSNFGNYPKGPEFKKIFDALGDGILSVDLELWEDLRKSNHAIFHNQDFLKLSVSSNTSKLKDVLVPFLNNAAKENIIIDLQDVFQRFMFDTSSILMTGYDPKSLSIEMPELEFGEAAELGEEAIYYRHFKPVIFWRLQNWFGIGLERKMRTAVATINRMFAKIISSKRREEMSRGNKKPSMDALTYYMNADTTKYKLLKPNNDKFIRDVIFSLLLAGRDTTSSALTWFFWLLSKHPQVMAKIRHEINTKFDPADLEKLVYLHAALSEAMRLFPPLPFNHKSPAKPDVLPSGHKVEADSKIVICIYALGRMRSVWGEDASDFKPERWISDNGVLRQEPSYKFMVFNAGPRFCLGKHLALLQMKIVALEIIQNYDFKVIEGHKIEPVPSIVLRMEHGLKVTVSKKI